ATTCTATAAGGCTAGGTTATGAAATGCACTGCAGGGGATAAAAAAAACGGATGtctttcttaaaaaataataaagcacttTTATCACTGTAGCTCATTTATTACAGTTAATActtctttggtatttttaaagtgcttgttaAGCCAAGGCATAGCTCTGGAATATCAACAGGTATGTGTACAGTACATTAGGTCTCAGGTGCTGTGGAATGCCATGAGAAATTACGTTACATCATGTAAACAATTGTGTTAGCCCCCGCATTTAAGTATTTTTGTTGCCTCTTTCTGCTGCAGGATCATGGTCATTACGAAAGCAGTGATGTACTGCTCATGAAAATGAGAATTAAAATCCCACTTTTGTGCCCTCAGTATCCCTGGCTTTGCTTACAAACAGTACTTTTCTGCTGCACTTGCTTGGCAGTGACTGGGCATTTGTGTCTAGTCAAAGGAGTTTGTTTGAATGTTAGAATATGTGAATATAAGTTGTTTTTGAATCACTGCCCAGTATATTTTTAGCAGTGCATTTGTAAAAGCCTGCATCCCTTTGTGTAGATTGCTGGATGATTAATGACCCCTGAGGGTGAAGGAATTTGTTTCCATACAGACGGGACTGAGCTCCTGTTGTCAGATGCGATTTGTCTGGGAGCTCCCATGTTATTTCTGCTTTAGGAATCCCAATGGCCATGCAGTTCAGCTTAACTGCATTGCCAGGCCTGGTGTAGATGACTGGTGCTGGCTCACTGGTGATCCGGGGCGGATAGGCTATCACTATGACTGGGACATTCATAACAGAGGTGCCATACTCTGTCACTGCCTTGCACAGGTAGGTGCCCCTGTCAAATACAGAGGCATCGCGCACAGTGAGCGAGCCGTTCTCTAGGAGGGAGAAGCGACCTATGGCTTGAGGGCCATCTAGTACCATCCCATTGGGCAGTGTCCAGGAAATGTGTGCCCGGGGGTTCGGCTGGGTGATGCAGTGGAGCTGCAAAGTCTCTCCATTGATAATGCTCACCAAGTTCTTGTACTGGTTGCTGATTTCTGGCTTGAGACCCACCTTCAGGAAGATCACCCTCTCTGCATAGCCACCTGGGTTCCTGGCCGTGCAGCGATAAGTCCCAGCATCCACTGCGGAGAGGCCACTGATGTGCAATTTCCCATCCCTCTTGTGGTAGAATCTCTGCAAGTGGCTGCCGCTCTGCAGCTCAGTGCCATTGGGAAGGATCCAAGATGTGCTGGGTTCAGGGTTCCCGTGCACTGAGCAGTTCAGATTGATACTGTGACCAGCTGTGGCAGTGATCCTTTCACTGACTGGGTCCCTGAAGGTGGGTTTCTCCAAATGATCTGTGACCAGGAGCTGCACAATCAGCCTAGCCTCTCCCCCTTCGTTCCTCCCGATGCACACTAGCTGCACTGAGTCTGTTTGCCTCACCCCCCTGATGTCCAGGGTGCCATTGCGGTGCACAGTAATTCTGTTCCCATAGTAGGGAGAAGGCAGGATCACTCCTTCTGGGAAAGCCCATAGGATCCGTGGAGTAGGTATGCCTTCAGCTTTACAGTCAATAAGTTTCCGGCTCTCCCTCATGGCTGTTTCTCTCACAGATGTGATCGGGTTGGGGTGCCCATTGATTCTGGGAGACTGAACATTGACTTGAATCCAGACTATTTTCCTGTCTTCCCCAGCACTGTTCCGCACCACACAAGTATAATTGCCGCTGTCAGATCTCTGGGCCTTTTGGATGAGGAGGGTGCCATCCCCATACACTTGATATTTGTCAGACAGGAGAGGAATGGGCCTGTTGGTTGGAGAGAGCCATATCACCCTAGGGGTGGGCTCGCCTTTGGCTTCGCAAGCCACAGTGACCACGTCTCCATAGGGCACATTAATAACAGAGTAGGTTTTGTTTCTGATGGTTGCAGGCTCAGCCACCACTTTGACTCGTATTCTCATCTCATCCTTCCCAATTTGGTTCTCAGCATAACAGGTGTAGTCCCCTTCCTCTCTCAGCCCCACATCATTGAAGTACAGTGTCCCATTGTTAAAGACCACGTATCTCTTTGCTCGGTTTCCACTGTCGTCTGACTGCATGAAAGTGTTTATCATGCTGCCATCCGGGAGGCCCCAGGAGATCTCGGGGTTTGGCAGACCGGTGGCTACACAGTCAACTTTCAAGTCCCCGCCATACATAACCTTGTGGTTATTCTCATTCTTGTGTTCTATTTTGGCAGGTCTCATCATCACGTTCACTTTGAGAACTACATAGTCCTCTCCGATCTTATTGCGGGCCATACACAGATAGTCTCCTGCATCCTTATCTGTGACTGCATGGACAACCAAAGTCCCGTTGCCAAACACCTTGATTCTAGTCTCCAAGCTAAtttggggaaagaaaagagaatgcGATATGAGCTGCAAAATcagttttcattattttattatttactgtAACTCACGGAAAAAcccattaaaaatagcagtgttgctACAGCTAGGTAACTAGAATGTACTAgaaattttaacagtttttttcaccagaaagaaaatacaaaaataattctgTTCAGTTGCAACTGGACAGTTGTTCTCTGAACTTAAATTGACCCATCTGCGGAGTTAAGGATTTTTGATTCATTCTATTACTCTTTTAATGTGGAGTGCATCTACCATACTCTGTAATATTCAGACATGGTAACACTGAACATTAATTTATATATACATGCATCTACATACCATAACTATGGGGAGAATGGAATGCTATACTCAAGTCAATTATGAACCAAAATGTGTTACTTCCTACAGATTCCCATACAACCTTTTTAAACTTTCAGAATAATTTTGAGAAAATTTTTAACAGAGTTATATATTTGTACACAAAATTAAATCACCTTATAATGGATCTCATGATGGCTAAAGGGAGGAGGGAATTATTGTTACACAAATTATACAAGATGCCATTTTGTTGCTATAGCTAAAAGGTATAAAAATGTACCGTGGATAATACTCACAGCCTGCCCAAATATTAAATAAGTCAACATGAAATAAACCATGATGAACTTGTTCATTAATCAGGAATGCTGTTGGCAAATAATCTGGCATTATCAGGCAGCAAGCATGTTGTTAATTGCAAAATATCTCTTGTCACTCTGTCTATGGTCCTCAGTGAATGATTGAGTGGCATTTTACATATCTGTGTGGAAAATTTATGTTTTGGGGAAAACATATCAGTGGTATTGATTGCAAATTGTGAGACTGATTATTACAGTGGTAGTGTGATTTGATTTCAAGagcattagagatccatttctcTCATAAGAACCTACGTAGAGTTGTATTTGCACAGATCTATTTACAAGCCATTATTAATGCTGGAATGACTgtacttatttaaataaataattgtagGGGGTTTCATTTCTTCAGCACTGAAATTATGCTAAGGTCATTTCTGGCCAATGGGTCAAATAGACAAAATTTAATGGCTCACACTAGAATGGGGCTCATctgattggggggtggggagggggaaggagcagagcagAACAGAAAATGAAGTAAATGAAGTCAGCGTATACACCTCCCACCATGTAATGTTCAGAGATCCAGAGGAGCCAATTGGTTGGGATACTCATTTCAGATGTAAAGGACCCAGGATGAAATCTCTGTTCTCCCTGATTCACATCAGGGGCTTGAAGATGGGTCTGCCATGTGAGTGTCCTGcatagagtcattctctctctctctggttcaaTGAATAGTTATTTATTCATACAAAGTGGAAAGGCGAGTAAGGAGACTGACTCTATTGGctggtggttaggacacttgCCTGAGATGTTCCTGCTCTGCATGATTTGGAGAAGGGACTCAAACTGGaatcttcccccctcccagtgAGTGCTCCAAACACTGGGTACTGGCTAACCTGGGGTGGGTTTCTCTcctattttttttgcaaaaaaattcaaaagatcGCATTTTTGTTCCATAGCAAAATGAAAATAACTTCCAAAACTCCAAAATTTTAAATGACATACTTGTTTTCCAGCTAGACCTAGGTATTTGTGCAAGCGTAAGAATTAGTGTAATGGATATATATGAACTgatttacagaagttctgagcatCCACGGCTCCTTTCGAGCTTGACCGAAGTTATGGGTGCTCAGCTAGCCCATACATTTTCATGTGTACCAAACTAGAcattttcagtgatttttaaCCCTATCATTACACCATATATTTTCAACACCAGGAAAAATTACTAGTTTTGTAAAGATGTACCTAGTTTTAACCTCCGATTTATTTTTTCCTGAACctggaatatattttaaataatattacaTTATAATATTTGGGAAAGATCTATATTTTTCATGAGGGAGTTAACAATGCTCCATTTAGTCTGTCGTAATCTTGTACAACAGTGACACAATGGATCCCCCCCACAAAGAACCATTTCATaacagtcccccccccccaaaacaatcaGTCTCTCATTTCCCAAGAGGAAGGACTTTTCTTTGACAGACAGGTGTCTattcagtactaggcaaattcCAGGTATGCAATTAGACGGCACTGAAATGCTATATGACCCCAAACAAACCTATATcacaaattcacagtccattttgctcaatttcacagtcataggattttaaaaatcgtaaatttcatgatattagctatttaaatctgaaatttcatggtgttgtaattgtaggggtcctgacccaaatgggagttgtgtgggggttgcaaggttattgtaggggggttgcagtactatgacccttacttctgcgctgctgctggcagtggcacgGTCGTCAGAGCTGGGTAGCCGGAGAGcgaggagcccagctctgaaggcagatccATTGCCAGGAGTTGCCACCCTTACCTCAGTGCTGCTGCCTTCATAGTTGGGCCCTTGGATAGCAGCCAccattctccagctgcccagctctgaaggcagcagcgcagaagtaagggtggcatggtgtggtatGGCCACttttacttctgccctgctgctggcagggcgctgccttcagagctgggcacctggccaacagccaccgctctccggccacccatctctgaagacataagtaagggtggcaatactgtaacTCCCCtgaaataaccttgcgaccccttgcaactcccttttgggtcaggacccccacttTGAGGAATGCTGGTCTTCCCAGTGAAATATGTGTAGTATAAGGTAAAAGaacacaaaagaccaaatttcacagctgggagaccagatttcatggtccatgatgtgttttGCATGGCCacgaatttgatagggccctaatcATAAATCTTTTACTGCCTGGCTCTTTACTATCCTGGCAGTATGACTGTAATagatttaaattggattttttcccattttattagtgtcattattttaaaatagcttttgctTTAGACTCTTCTATCAAATCAAGTCAATAACAACACTTCTctttatttcagtgggctttgcatcgGCCTCATTAGAAAAATAATGTATGCAGGCCACAACAAATAGCAATCTACCTGTGCAGAGAATCAATCATCCTTTTAGAAGGCAGCCTCCATAATATCCAGGGCCAGGGATCCCCAGAAGCAGTGCAGTCCAGATGCAGGCTGCTGCCGTAGGTTACATCTGTTCTCTGCGGAGAGCTCCAAGTGATCTTGGCATTTGATGACTGCTTCTTCACATACAGCTGAACTGTTCTCCTGGCTGCCCCCACCATGTTAGCAGCGATGCACTCATAGCTCCCACCGTCCTTGGGGGAGACATTGCGTATGTAAAGGGTTCCATTGGGGAAGACAAATAAATTCCCATTGACAAACTGGGAGGGTCGGATCTGGGTGCCATCAAAGAGCACCCAGCGGATGCTAGGGAGGGGTGCTGCTTTGGCAGTGCAGTGAATGTGAATGTTGTGACCAAAGGACAAGGAAATATTCTCCTGTTTTTCCTGCTGGATGATTGGGGGTAATGCCGCAATGTGAAGCCTCACGGCTATGCTGTCCGCTCCTGCAGTGTTGCTAGCTATGCACTTGTACACGCCTCGGTCTGAAAACGTCACCTCCTTGATAGACAAAGTTCTATTTTCATGGAACATTATCCTGCTCTCAGAGCTGGTTACTGTCTGCAGTATCTTCCTGTCAGGTAAAATCCATGAAATATGTGGGCTTGGGATCCCTTTGGCCTGGCATTCCATTGCCACCGTGTCTCCAAAATAAACAGTGGCATCTCGGTAGCGGGAAACTAACATTTTGGGCTGCTGGGCTGTCACTGTCAACAGGACAATCATTTTATCAACACCATACAGGTTCTGAGCAGTGCACAAGTACTGCCCACGATCCTGGAGTTGAACATTTCGGATAATGAATGTGCCATTTTTCAAGACTTCAAACCGTTGTATCCTTGTGTTTGCTGTCATCAGAGATCCTGGGAGGATAGACGAAAGAAAGAAAATTGGAGAGTTTGTTCTTAAGACAGACAACATTGCACTGAAAGACATTTATGGAAACTTCTCTACTTATTGCATATTAACAATAATGAAGTAGAATCTAGGAGTGAAGATGAATGGGGAGAACAGACTCCTCAGTTAAGAATGATCTACATGGGCAAGATCTGATATATGCCTTCTGATATACTCCTGTGGCTGGAGTTTTTGTTGTCAAAACTAATCATCCAAAAAGTCCAAGACTTAAAAACAGTGGGAAAATGTTCTCAGAGTACAATACACTCTTAATGCTTTGGGGTGTCAATTAACCTCTCACATGATTTCCAGGAACATTTTACTGATATACTTAGACATATAACAAAGAACTCTGAAACACTCTCCTAACTAATCAGTGCCCCTAGGCTCCTCTAGCATAAATTCCAGCCTAGGAGAACATGCACACTTGGATGCCAGGATCTCTTAAAgacatttccctcctccccctgcattttacattttttagtgGGGGTAACTTTGGATGGTAAAAAATATAGTGCATTGATAGCCTGATCCAAAGGGCAATGAAGCACtgattttggatcaggtccttagagtACCTTTTAGCAAAAGACCTAAAGGTCATTTTTATTTGAGAGTAGCAGACAGTGGAGGTTTTTCTCATGTCCACATGCAGAAATGGGTAGCCTTAAAAAAGACTAAAATATTATAGTGGTCCAAACTATTAACATGGATAAAAGTGTTATATTGTGTTTTGAATCATTACTGTACAGtactattgtatttttttaaatatggaagtTACTGTATGTGTCCCCTTTTACAGCTATATGGGAGATCAAATGTTTAACTAACTTACCTGTAGAGACTTTTGTCCAAGTAACAAAGGGCTTGGGTTCTCCTCCTGCATCACATGGGATAACAACATCTGTTTCAGCAAGGATGGATAAGCTCTGAGGACCTTTTGTGGTAATTTTAGGTCTTTCACCATGTGCCCTGAAGTTAGTTGAAGGTTGAATAACACTAGAATTATTTGGCAtaattcctcccagtttaggcaCAGATGGGACTTTTTGATTATTATAAAGGACACTTCTGAAGGACTGAATGTCAGAGGATATTTGGGGTCTAATGCTTTGAGAGATGAATGATGGAAGAGTGCTCTTCAAAGCAGTTGTGGCTGGTGGTGTGGTACTTGAGGTGTGGAACAATGGACCTACTGGAACAGCTGTGGCCTTTAGAGCAGTGCCTCGTATTGTAATCCCAGCAGATGAGACTTGGATGGCTTTCTTCTCACTTGTATTTACTGGGGCAAGTGGACTAGGCACCACTGGCTTAGGATTCACTCCTAAGTGTGAAAATGTTCTGGTTCTATTAAAGACAAAGGAGATTCCAGGGTTGGGGTAATATGGGATTCCTTGACTCGGTAGTCTCCCAGCTGTGCCTCTGTTATCAGGAATATAGTTATTGCCAAAAACTCTTGAGTGAACATTGTATCTGTTTTGTCCCTGATTGCCAAATCTACCTGGAGCAAGTGGGATAGGTCTGTATAATGGAGTGGCTGTCGCCGTAGTGGTTGGCTCTGTTTGAGGAGCAGAGGTTTTTCTGTCCTGTGTCGTGTGTGCGGCATATGCTGTTATCTCTGGTTTGTTGGTATAATGGAGGGGCTGGTGAGTTATAAAATGATGAAATGAGCCTTGTATCATGAGATATGGTGGCCTCTTTGTCCCCctcactggaatatgctttggAGGTGCTACAGCCGGTTGCTGGTTAAAGATTGGTACCATTCCCGCTGACTGATGGGGAAAGTTTGGATTTAACAATAAACTACTGTTAGACCTAATGAGACCAAATGTCTCTTTAAATTGATCTTGTTTGTGTTGTGCTTTAATCCTGTTTTGGTTTGAAtgagatgtggaaaatacatCTTTGTTTTGTCTTGTGCTGTATGTGATTGTTGTAGCATCAATTTCAAATCCTTTGGTCTCTGAAAATCTTACTTGATTGAATGTGGTATTTTGCTTGGTAGAAGAATGAATAGACAAATGTACAGTGCTTGAAACTGATGGGGGAGGAGTGCCAGGTTTTGTAAATGGAACAAAGTCAACGGTTGCAACTGGAGATTCAGGGTTTTCAGTTGTGTATATAGCAATTTGATCATGATCAAATGCATGAGGTTTGGTTTCCTTCTTGTCCCAGGAAGATGATACTGTTTTTGTCCAAAATTGTACAGGAACAATAATTGGTTTCTTGTTTTCTGTAGGTGTGAAAGGTTGAGATCTTGTTGTGCTGAAGGGAAAGGATACAGTCATAATTTCTCTTTGCTGAGGTGGTGTGGTTACTGTAGTTGTTTTTAAAGATTTTGAAGGCTTCTGAAGTTCATCTGAAATTGACAGGTCCTTAAAACTTTCCACTGTGCCAACAGGAGCACTCGAGTGCAGCACAGTGGGAGGTATTGGCTGAGATACTCTTGGGCTGATTCCATTCTCTCCAACTTTTGATCCAAGAGGAGTGGAATCTTCTCGAAATTCCGGAGTCACTGAATAACCAGGGCTAAGCAGGCTATTAATGTACTCAGCGGAGACTGAATCGCTTGTTTTTTGTGCCTTACCACCTGTAACTTCATAACTTGTTTTAATGACATTTTCTTCAGACACATTAACTAGTGTATGGTACGTTGCGGTTGTCTTCTGATCTGGTCCTTGGGACAAATGTGACTCTGTAACAGAGGCTGTGTTAAGTCCACCATATGACGATGCAGTTGTGATAGCTGTAGTCACAGGAAGTACCTGGGTTTCACCAGCATTAGAAAGTGttgaatgttttgtttcaggtagAGAAGCAGTAGGCACATGTGAAAAAGCTCCCTCTGTGTCTCTGACTTTGGTCAACCTCTCTAACACATTTGCCTCTGTAATCAATGAAGCAATCATCTCTAAATTATTATGTTTCTTAATTTGTATTTTAGCATCAGTTTTATGATCACCCTTAACAACAGTTCCAGGAGAACTTCTAGTAGCATCTTCTATTTTAGGTGATTTTTGAGTAACAGGCATCTCCTCTGTGGTAAAAGCAGGAGGAGGAATAGGTTTTGGTCTTTGTCGAAATCTGTTTGGTCTTAATCTCCTTCTCCCATAGGGTCGTCTTCTGGGATGCTGGGTAAGCAGTGTGTTAGAGATAGTAGTCTTTCTAGAGGGAGTTGTAATCTCAGCCATAGTGGTCAGGTTGCCAAATAAAACAGCAGTTGTTACTGACTCTGTTTTTTTAAGAGGAGCAATGGTACTTGCCAGAGTGAATGTGGAGTCTGATTTTGGAACAGGCATGTCTTCATGTGCAGTTCCTTCAGAGCTCCCATAACTGCTACTAGACACTCTTACCTGAGTCTCTATATCCTTGTTGGTCTGTGGTTCCTCATTAACTAATGTGAAAACTTGAAAAATTGTGCTTAAGTCAATGTCCGTAACTTTAGTCTTATCTGTAGGTACCTCCCTGTGCTGATGCTTTACGACATTACTCTCTCTAGTAACAAAATCCTTAAATGGAGAAGCAGAAGATGAAATAGTAGTAGTGGCTATTAAATCTAAATAGCTGATCTTATCACCCTGAGAAGCTGTGGAATTTATGGACCCTGCATCCACTTCATTGTGCTGTG
The nucleotide sequence above comes from Caretta caretta isolate rCarCar2 chromosome 1, rCarCar1.hap1, whole genome shotgun sequence. Encoded proteins:
- the MXRA5 gene encoding matrix-remodeling-associated protein 5, giving the protein MKTTDKMRKRANFGALSVVLIVSLGLPQIAFACPRPCACYVPTEVHCTFRSLAAVPARISKHVERINLGFNSIQSISENSFAGLTKLELLMIHGNDIQTIPNGALKDLMTLQVFKISYNKLNVLTGQTLQGLSSLMRLHMDHNRIEFIHPNAFNGLTSLRLLHLEGNLLQQLHPNTFSTFSFLDYFRLSTVKHLYLSENIIRTLPAGMFQGMPLLENLYLHGNPWSCDCSLKWLLEWDKKSGGILKCKKDKAYEGGQLCPKCTSPKQLQKQDIQNLKDLSCKKPIIQSQLKQNSSIDEVEDRASYELPEEAFQLSPWNITLNMTDEHGNVVNLNCEIKMPTDSAKIQWNQIDPQEIDINATVSLDFECPMKRENYEKLWKLIAYYSEVPVKLQRELMLSKESKISYEYRQDSDDDALYYTGVKAQIIAEPAWVMQPLINIQLNRHQSTGKKVVLSFFTKFSQTIQMKDIRQHRRSWVMIEQPQNSKTAQSVVEGSDCQLRCNVRASESPVIQWVLPDGSKLTAPFNQKDSRFSILSSGQLMIKKVDYTDSGLYHCVAQVRDDADRMTYRVLVQPPVIQPTDSDVMRVEKNVGDPIVLPCSAMAIPDAQLSWILPSSHVLNDLSNSSKGYVSHNGTLLIPKSHVSDSGYYRCVAVNQQGSDQFAVRISVNKMVSDRSSKRIKTRKRPGLKTSGKRRGGVIEDEGGSGVEVPAESQHKKNHLKDREASIKQKNDLMPEVQVKKNKKGRRKMKLWKGTDRTQDSNVAEGRRVFESRRRINMSNKQINPQHWADILAKVRGKNILKTTAAASPSLMTTLPSFVQKASTAPSPMASPPQKPSLETAANGEESSSDVSHLGEDKIFSITISPTILALDYSPDQTTSAQPTLMSTETEPSIELQSLGTPESIYTVEPSFVWSTYFTPISPTIYSHHSYDQQHVDVKTDYSPVAEESINAVTEEPLDEQTTTLPNIQSSLHTVENAATTTLYITEESSTSAELPVDATVLAEPQTAVNLPTTLETESQHNEVDAGSINSTASQGDKISYLDLIATTTISSSASPFKDFVTRESNVVKHQHREVPTDKTKVTDIDLSTIFQVFTLVNEEPQTNKDIETQVRVSSSSYGSSEGTAHEDMPVPKSDSTFTLASTIAPLKKTESVTTAVLFGNLTTMAEITTPSRKTTISNTLLTQHPRRRPYGRRRLRPNRFRQRPKPIPPPAFTTEEMPVTQKSPKIEDATRSSPGTVVKGDHKTDAKIQIKKHNNLEMIASLITEANVLERLTKVRDTEGAFSHVPTASLPETKHSTLSNAGETQVLPVTTAITTASSYGGLNTASVTESHLSQGPDQKTTATYHTLVNVSEENVIKTSYEVTGGKAQKTSDSVSAEYINSLLSPGYSVTPEFREDSTPLGSKVGENGISPRVSQPIPPTVLHSSAPVGTVESFKDLSISDELQKPSKSLKTTTVTTPPQQREIMTVSFPFSTTRSQPFTPTENKKPIIVPVQFWTKTVSSSWDKKETKPHAFDHDQIAIYTTENPESPVATVDFVPFTKPGTPPPSVSSTVHLSIHSSTKQNTTFNQVRFSETKGFEIDATTITYSTRQNKDVFSTSHSNQNRIKAQHKQDQFKETFGLIRSNSSLLLNPNFPHQSAGMVPIFNQQPAVAPPKHIPVRGTKRPPYLMIQGSFHHFITHQPLHYTNKPEITAYAAHTTQDRKTSAPQTEPTTTATATPLYRPIPLAPGRFGNQGQNRYNVHSRVFGNNYIPDNRGTAGRLPSQGIPYYPNPGISFVFNRTRTFSHLGVNPKPVVPSPLAPVNTSEKKAIQVSSAGITIRGTALKATAVPVGPLFHTSSTTPPATTALKSTLPSFISQSIRPQISSDIQSFRSVLYNNQKVPSVPKLGGIMPNNSSVIQPSTNFRAHGERPKITTKGPQSLSILAETDVVIPCDAGGEPKPFVTWTKVSTGSLMTANTRIQRFEVLKNGTFIIRNVQLQDRGQYLCTAQNLYGVDKMIVLLTVTAQQPKMLVSRYRDATVYFGDTVAMECQAKGIPSPHISWILPDRKILQTVTSSESRIMFHENRTLSIKEVTFSDRGVYKCIASNTAGADSIAVRLHIAALPPIIQQEKQENISLSFGHNIHIHCTAKAAPLPSIRWVLFDGTQIRPSQFVNGNLFVFPNGTLYIRNVSPKDGGSYECIAANMVGAARRTVQLYVKKQSSNAKITWSSPQRTDVTYGSSLHLDCTASGDPWPWILWRLPSKRMIDSLHSLETRIKVFGNGTLVVHAVTDKDAGDYLCMARNKIGEDYVVLKVNVMMRPAKIEHKNENNHKVMYGGDLKVDCVATGLPNPEISWGLPDGSMINTFMQSDDSGNRAKRYVVFNNGTLYFNDVGLREEGDYTCYAENQIGKDEMRIRVKVVAEPATIRNKTYSVINVPYGDVVTVACEAKGEPTPRVIWLSPTNRPIPLLSDKYQVYGDGTLLIQKAQRSDSGNYTCVVRNSAGEDRKIVWIQVNVQSPRINGHPNPITSVRETAMRESRKLIDCKAEGIPTPRILWAFPEGVILPSPYYGNRITVHRNGTLDIRGVRQTDSVQLVCIGRNEGGEARLIVQLLVTDHLEKPTFRDPVSERITATAGHSINLNCSVHGNPEPSTSWILPNGTELQSGSHLQRFYHKRDGKLHISGLSAVDAGTYRCTARNPGGYAERVIFLKVGLKPEISNQYKNLVSIINGETLQLHCITQPNPRAHISWTLPNGMVLDGPQAIGRFSLLENGSLTVRDASVFDRGTYLCKAVTEYGTSVMNVPVIVIAYPPRITSEPAPVIYTRPGNAVKLNCMAIGIPKAEITWELPDKSHLTTGAQSRLYGNKFLHPQGSLIIQQSTQRDAGFYKCTAKNILGSDSKTTYIHIF